The DNA window CTTGTAGTCCGGAGAGGACTTCACCGCCTCGAGAAAGAGCTCGACCGCGCGCTCGGTCTTGCCTTGTCGAAGGGTGATCTTCCCGAGGTTGAACTGCGCCTCCGCAAATCCTTGGTCGCGGGCCAGTGCGTCGAGGAAGTATCTCTCGGCTCTTTGGAGCTCGCCCTTCCGCAAGGCGATGAGCCCGAGAAAGTGGTAGGCGCGCATGAGATCGGGATCCAGGGCGATGCATTCTTCGAGAAGCCAGACGGCGCGATCATAGTCCGAAAGGCGCCAGGCGATATAGCCGAGCTGGAGCAGAGGCTCTGCCGACCGTTTCAGCTCGAGGCTCTTCTCGAACGCGGTGCGGGCGGGAGCGAGCTGCTCCTGGCCGAGATGGGCGCGCCCAAGGTCGAGATACACATCGGGGTCAACGGCGCCGTTTCGAATCGCCTCCTCGAGCACGCTCACCGCATGCGGCCACTGCTCGAGGGTGACATAGACCGCACCGAGAAACCGCAGCAATCGCCCATCGTGAGGCGAAACTCTGAGCGCTTCCTGGAGCGCGTCCGCGGCCTCGCCGTGTCGGCCCAGTCGGTCGAGAATCGCGGCCCGGTAATAGTGAGGCGCCACGTCCGAAGGGGAAAGAACCGTAGCGTCGCCGAGGAGCGCGAGGGCCTGCTCATCGTTGCCTTCGAGGCCTTCGAGCTGGCCCAGGGTCAACGTCGCCTCGGGGTGGCGCGGGTCGAGCTCGAGCACTCGGTTCAGGTACGTCCGAGCCGTGACGAGATCTTCGGCGAGGAAATAGACCACCGCAACCTGGAAGACTATCTCGGAGCTCGACGCGTACTGACTGGCCAGCCCTTCGAAGAGCGCGCGCGCCTCGTCGACCTGGCCCTGCGCCAAGCAGACGGCGCCGAGCTGGAACCGTGCCGGGGGAAACGAAGGTTCGTCACGCAGGATCTGCCGCAGCACCT is part of the Vicinamibacteria bacterium genome and encodes:
- a CDS encoding tetratricopeptide repeat protein — its product is MLTIHSVVLVLLAMAALGLQAIEERYREAARLYEEGKLPEAEQVLRQILRDEPSFPPARFQLGAVCLAQGQVDEARALFEGLASQYASSSEIVFQVAVVYFLAEDLVTARTYLNRVLELDPRHPEATLTLGQLEGLEGNDEQALALLGDATVLSPSDVAPHYYRAAILDRLGRHGEAADALQEALRVSPHDGRLLRFLGAVYVTLEQWPHAVSVLEEAIRNGAVDPDVYLDLGRAHLGQEQLAPARTAFEKSLELKRSAEPLLQLGYIAWRLSDYDRAVWLLEECIALDPDLMRAYHFLGLIALRKGELQRAERYFLDALARDQGFAEAQFNLGKITLRQGKTERAVELFLEAVKSSPDYK